The following proteins are co-located in the Apium graveolens cultivar Ventura chromosome 5, ASM990537v1, whole genome shotgun sequence genome:
- the LOC141661646 gene encoding alpha-xylosidase 1-like: MFSSQFLVSLLVLALALLLCNTCSGADSSTKIGNGYRLISVQDSPDGGFIGYLQVKQKNNIYGPDIPLLQLYVKHETDGRLRVHISDANKKRWEVPYNLLPRAQPPKIKSIARSRKRPLVTSEYSNTELIFRYTLDPFEFAVMRRSNRDTLFNSSGPFSSLVFKDQYLEISTQLPKDASLYGLGENTQPNGIKLKPNERYTLYATDISAYNVNTDLYGSHPVYMDLRNVGQEAKAHAVLLLNSNGMDVVYTGTYLTYKVIGGVLDFYFFSGPTPLAVVDQYTEFVGRPAAMPYWSLGFHQSRWGYRNLSVVEETVENYKKAYIPLDVIWNDDDTMDSYKDFSLNRVAYPRKKLLAFLNKLHSQGMKYIVLIDPGINVNSTYDVYQRGMANDVFIKYHGKPYLAQVWPGAVYFPDFLNPKTVSWWGDEIKKFHELIPVDGLWIDMNEASNFCSGLCTIPEGRKCPSEAGPRWDCCLDCRNITDTRWDNPPYKINASGMVEAPGFKTIATSATHYNGVLEYNAHSLYGFSQAIATHKALKDIQGKRPFILTRSTYVGSGHYAAHWTGDNKGTWEDLRYSISTILNFGIFGVPMVGSDICGFYPAPTEELCNRWIELGAFYPFSRDHANYYSPKQELYQWESVAKSARNALGLRYKLLPHLYTLTYEAHISGAPIARPIFFSFPQCTMCNGLSTQFLIGSSIMVSPVLAPNETKVDAFFPPGTWYNMFNMSSAIVLEKGQYVSLDAPLYVINVHVYQNAIIPMQQGGLTSKAARKTPFSLVVTFPAGATKGQAAGNLFVDEDELPDMKLGNGFSTHIDFHATINKGRVKVWSDVQEPNFALDRGFFIEKVIVLGLNGVEGTFGVEFDNVAVDVSNIDITTPENCDLNVDSVLRKSVMVEIKGLKLAVGKKFTISWQTVIED, encoded by the exons ATGTTTAGTTCTCAGTTTCTCGTTTCTCTACTTGTTCTTGCATTAGCATTGCTGCTGTGCAACACCTGCAGCGGTGCAGATTCAAGTACCAAGATCGGTAATGGCTACCGTCTGATCTCCGTTCAAGACTCCCCTGATGGAGGCTTTATAGGGTACCTGCAAGTCAAACAAAAGAACAACATATATGGCCCTGATATCCCACTCTTGCAACTCTACGTTAA GCATGAAACAGATGGGCGATTAAGGGTCCATATAAGTGATGCAAATAAGAAAAGATGGGAAGTTCCATACAATCTCTTACCCAGAGCCCAACCACCTAAGATCAAGTCCATTGCCAGGTCCAGAAAAAGGCCCTTGGTAACATCAGAATACTCGAACACTGAGCTAATCTTCAGATACACTCTCGACCCATTTGAGTTTGCAGTAATGAGAAGATCTAACAGAGATACCCTATTCAACTCATCAGGCCCCTTTAGCAGTTTGGTGTTCAAGGATCAATATTTAGAAATATCTACCCAATTGCCTAAAGATGCTTCTTTATATGGCCTAGGAGAGAACACACAGCCTAATGGAATTAAACTCAAACCAAATGAACGTTACACTTTGTATGCAACAGATATATCTGCATATAATGTTAATACAGATCTTTATGGTTCACATCCAGTGTACATGGATTTGAGAAATGTGGGTCAAGAGGCCAAAGCACATGCAGTTTTGTTGTTAAATAGTAATGGGATGGATGTGGTTTATACAGGGACTTATTTGACATACAAGGTCATTGGAGGTGTTTTGGACTTTTACTTCTTTTCTGGCCCAACTCCACTTGCTGTTGTGGATCAGTACACTGAGTTTGTGGGTCGACCTGCTGCAATGCCATACTGGTCCCTTG GATTTCACCAAAGCAGGTGGGGCTACCGTAACCTGTCTGTAGTTGAAGAGACTGTTGAGAACTACAAAAAAGCTTACATCCCCCTTGATGTGATTTGGAATGACGATGACACCATGGATTCCTACAAAGACTTTTCACTTAATCGTGTGGCCTATCCTCGTAAAAAATTGTTGGCATTTTTGAATAAATTACATTCTCAGGGAATGAAGTATATAGTTCTCATTGATCCAGGTATTAATGTCAATTCTACATATGATGTCTACCAGAGAGGCATGGCCAATGATGTCTTCATTAAATATCACGGCAAACCTTATCTAGCCCAGGTATGGCCTGGAGCTGTTTACTTCCCAGACTTTCTAAACCCTAAAACGGTTTCATGGTGGGGTGATGAAATTAAGAAATTTCATGAACTTATCCCCGTCGATGGTCTCTGGATCGACATGAATGAAGCTTCTAATTTTTGTTCGGGACTGTGCACGATTCCTGAGGGTAGAAAGTGTCCTTCAGAAGCTGGACCGCGTTGGGATTGCTGCCTAGACTGCAGGAACATAACAGATACAAGATGGGATAATCCACCTTACAAGATAAATGCTTCTGGAATGGTGGAAGCACCTGGATTTAAAACAATAGCAACTAGTGCCACACACTATAATGGAGTTCTAGAGTATAATGCTCATAGTCTTTATGGATTTTCTCAAGCTATTGCAACTCACAAGGCACTTAAAGATATTCAAGGTAAGCGTCCATTCATTTTAACACGCTCCACTTATGTTGGTTCTGGTCATTATGCTGCTCACTGGACTGGTGACAACAAGGGTACATGGGAGGATCTACGCTATTCAATTTCCACCATATTAAATTTTGGCATATTTGGTGTTCCCATGGTGGGATCAGATATATGTGGTTTCTACCCTGCACCTACCGAAGAGCTCTGCAATCGTTGGATTGAACTCGGTGCTTTCTATCCCTTTTCAAGGGATCATGCAAATTACTATTCTCCTAAACAAGAGCTTTATCAATGGGAATCAGTTGCTAAATCTGCTCGAAATGCTCTAGGATTGAGGTACAAACTCCTCCCACATCTGTATACGCTGACATACGAAGCACATATCAGTGGAGCTCCAATTGCACGCCCCATTTTCTTCTCATTTCCCCAATGTACCATGTGTAACGGATTAAGCACACAATTCCTGATAGGAAGCAGTATCATGGTCTCACCGGTGCTTGCGCCAAATGAAACAAAGGTTGATGCTTTTTTCCCTCCAGGTACATGGTACAACATGTTTAATATGTCAAGTGCCATAGTCTTAGAGAAAGGCCAATATGTATCACTGGACGCGCCTTTATATGTGATCAATGTCCATGTTTATCAAAATGCCATAATCCCCATGCAGCAAGGTGGATTGACATCTAAAGCAGCTAGAAAGACGCCATTTAGCCTTGTAGTGACCTTCCCCGCGGGTGCTACTAAAGGCCAAGCCGCGGGAAATTTGTTTGTGGATGAAGATGAGTTGCCAGATATGAAACTTGGAAATGGTTTTTCTACACATATAGACTTCCATGCAACTATAAACAAAGGAAGGGTCAAAGTATGGTCAGATGTTCAGGAGCCTAATTTTGCATTAGACAGAGGATTCTTCATTGAGAAAGTTATTGTACTGGGATTAAATGGAGTTGAAGGTACATTTGGTGTTGAATTTGATAATGTTGCTGTTGATGTATCAAATATTGATATAACAACACCAGAAAATTGTGATCTCAATGTTGATAGTGTTCTGAGAAAGAGTGTGATGGTGGAGATCAAAGGTTTGAAGTTAGCAGTTGGGAAGAAGTTTACAATTTCATGGCAAACGGTGATTGAAGACTGA